From Fusarium oxysporum f. sp. lycopersici 4287 chromosome 10, whole genome shotgun sequence, the proteins below share one genomic window:
- a CDS encoding acetyltransferase, which yields MSHNEDAVDASTNSAPDLQILGDEVTLQPSGYVESPSKNIPEGKEEALMDKFASFRSEPFQFLREVSLYVSGQGWRAYDRIIGQPVFYSGFSENMKNMVLSAPLLQQRISRLAEHRVAVEEREGMLPRDSKDYGAKRAHRLTEIESGLQELAEKWTDDMICKMESKAFIRGAYYLTTQLLTRAYHQGIHVSSEEVLRLRKVAEVAAKKKQSIIFLPSHRSHVDYVSLQLICYRLGLTLPVVVAGDNLNIPVLGEFLQHAGAMWIRRAFGDDVLYTTLVQSYIDTLLQEGYNFECFIEGGRSRTGKLLPPKFGILSFVLDSILSGRVKDAIICPVSTQYDKVIETEGYVTELLGMPKKKENLADFLSGGSSVLSLRLGRVDVRFHEPWSLRKFLDDQLSKLPSVPRGLDTDHQRPEVRAVREKLLRTMGYQVLSDINEVSVVMPTALIGTVLLTLRGRGVGKEELKRRVTWLTERVRAKGGRVAHFGNAPLTEIIERGLEVLGKDLVGVVEGLAEPTYYAVDRFQLSFYRNMTIHLFIYEALVSAAMYSRVKRGGGPQMQDMPFDELKEQVYFLSSLFRGEFIFSSEGLDTNLDRTLRGLEADNVIRIDRDAEGNVTMVGLADQERRAGRENYDFYCFLIWPFIEATWLAAVSLMGLTPPLGQNGEIWIEQGKTHNSAQLLGKTLYHQGDLSYFEAVNKETLKNSYTRFEQDQLLHVVKSKDSKIPPRVQLDASWRTPRDPKTGALLAEGKLWDFTEKIAKSRREGKNRRDGATVSSRVLRLTDELGRKLWEETVEGERSGKGKAPSRLNNEEKEAFGKSIRQVKKKREERARAHL from the exons ATGTCGCATAACGAAGACGCGGTCGATGCATCGACCAATTCAGCGCCAGACCTTCAGATCTTGGGTGATGAAGTCACCCTTCAGCCCAGTGGCTATGTTGAGTCGCCATCCAAGAATATTCCCGAGGGAAAGGAAGAGGCCTTGATGGACAAGTTTGCCTCATTCCGCTCTGAACCTTTCCA ATTCCTTCGCGAAGTGTCATTATATGTATCTGGTCAAGGATGGCGAGCCTACGACCGTATCATTGGCCAGCCTGTCTTCTACTCCGGGTTCTCGGAAaacatgaagaacatggTTCTCTCAgctcctcttcttcagcaaagAATCAGCCGGCTTGCTGAACACCGCGTGGCTGTTGAAGAGCGCGAGGGTATGCTGCCGAGGGACAGCAAAGACTATGGCGCCAAACGAGCCCATCGACTCACCGAGATTGAGTCAGGTCTTCAAGAACTGGCGGAGAAGTGGACTGACGATATGATATGCAAGATGGAAAGCAAAGCGTTTATTCGTGGGGCCTACTATCTGACCACTCAGCTATTGACGCGCGCATATCATCAAGGTATCCATGTTTCCAGTGAAGAGGTTTTGCGCCTGCGCAAGGTGGCTGAGGTcgcagccaagaagaaacagagcATCATCTTCTTACCGAGTCATCGATCGCACGTTGATTACGTCTCGCTGCAGCTCATCTGCTACCGCTTAGGTCTTACGTTACCTGTCGTGGTCGCAGGGGATAACTTGAACATCCCAGTGTTGGGCGAATTCCTTCAGCATGCAGGAGCCATGTGGATTCGAAGGGcgtttggtgatgatgtccTCTACACCACATTAGTCCAATCATACATCGACACACTACTCCAAGAAGGCTATAACTTCGAGTGCTTCATTGAGGGTGGACGCTCCCGTACAGGGAAGTTGCTACCTCCAAAGTTTGGAATTCTTAGTTTTGTACTCGATAGTATTTTATCCGGGCGTGTTAAGGATGCTATTATATGCCCTGTCAGCACGCAATACGATAAAGTTATTGAGACGGAGGGTTATGTTACCGAGCTACTTGGAatgcccaagaagaaggagaatcTTGCTGACTTTCTGAGCGGTGGATCTTCCGTCCTTTCTTTACGCTTGGGTCGCGTGGATGTCAGGTTCCATGAGCCTTGGAGCTTACGAAAGTTCTTGGATGACCAGTTATCAAAACTGCCCAGCGTACCGCGCGGTCTCGATACTGATCATCAACGTCCAGAGGTCCGAGCAGTACGAGAGAAACTTTTACGCACGATGGGCTATCAGGTTCTGAGCGATATCAACGAAGTGTCTGTCGTGATGCCTACAGCACTGATAGGGACTGTTCTTCTGACACTCCGTGGTCGCGGAGTGGGCAAGGAGGAATTGAAACGGCGAGTTACATGGCTCACAGAACGTGTACGTGCGAAAGGTGGGCGCGTGGCCCATTTTGGCAATGCACCTCTTACCGAAATCATCGAACGCGGTCTTGAGGTACTCGGCAAAGATCTCGTTGGCGTGGTCGAGGGTCTTGCTGAGCCTACATACTATGCTGTCGACCGCTTCCAGCTATCATTTTATCGCAACATGACGATCCATCTCTTCATTTACGAGGCGCTCGTTAGTGCAGCAATGTACTCGAGAGTTAAGAGGGGAGGTGGGCCCCAAATGCAAGACATGCCGTTTGACGAGCTGAAAGAACAAGTATACTTTCTTTCGTCACTGTTCCGAGGCGAGTTCATCTTTTCTAGTGAGGGTCTTGACACCAATCTGGATCGGACTCTGCGAGGCTTGGAGGCAGACAACGTTATTAGGATTGACCGCGACGCAGAGGGCAACGTCACAATGGTTGGTCTTGCGGACCAGGAGAGAAGGGCTGGAAGAGAGAACTACGATTTTTACTGCTTCCTTATATGGCCTTTCATCGAGGCCACTTGGTTGGCAGCAGTCTCTCTTATGGGTCTTACTCCCCCCCTAGGCCAAAATGGAGAGATCTGGATTGAACAAGGCAAAACACACAACAGCGCACAGTTG CTCGGCAAGACACTTTATCATCAGGGTGATCTCTCGTATTTTGAAGCTGTCAATAAGGAAACTCTGAAGAACTCGTACACACGCTTCGAACAAGACCAACTCCTCCACGTTGTTAAATCAAAAGACTCCAAAATTCCTCCGCGCGTGCAGCTCGACGCCTCCTGGCGAACTCCTCGCGATCCCAAGACTGGCGCGCTGCTAGCGGAAGGCAAACTTTGGGACTTTACCGAGAAGATTGCCAAATCACGACGTGAAGGCAAAAACCGTCGTGATGGCGCCACGGTTAGCAGCCGTGTGCTCCGACTTACCGATGAGCTCGGCCGTAAACTTTGGGAGGAAACAGTGGAAGGTGAACGCAGTGGAAAAGGCAAGGCCCCTAGCAGATTAAACaatgaagagaaggaagcttTCGGCAAGAGTATAAGGCAAgttaagaagaagagagaggagagggCTCGGGCTCATCTTTAA
- a CDS encoding pantoate-beta-alanine ligase — protein sequence MLPLRFLRHRPPFATFIRTASSCSTSSRLETLAKSPIRVLRSVEAVRRWRNPHVVNHRSVGLVPTMGALHEGHLALIRAAAKENHHVVVSIYVNPAQFGIKEDLSSYPVTWDEDAKKLAALDRELADDGGNLGRISAVFAPTTPEMYPSGFPGQEVNSKGSFVTITPVGEVLEGASRPTFFRGVATVCLKLFNIVQPERVYFGQKDVQQTVVIRRMVKDFILPMEVVVEPTQRELDGLALSSRNVYLGPRRRAVATVLPHALFTAADVYNTKASRKREDILGAAYNFIDATASRQSTLPPTERVLFEVDYISLADPETLVEIDEVDPSRGAVMSAAIKMLPVEQAQKGEDLGFSGGPAVRLIDNIILKPQEPKDS from the coding sequence ATGCTTCCTCTACGCTTCCTCCGACATCGCCCGCCCTTTGCGACCTTCATCCGCacggcttcttcttgctcgaCTTCTTCCCGCCTCGAGACCCTGGCCAAGTCTCCGATCCGTGTTCTCCGATCCGTCGAAGCTGTCCGTCGCTGGCGTAACCCTCATGTCGTGAATCACCGATCAGTCGGCCTCGTGCCCACTATGGGCGCTCTTCACGAGGGCCATCTGGCGTTGATACGCGCCGCTGCAAAGGAGAATCATCATGTTGTCGTGAGCATATATGTCAATCCGGCGCAATTTGGCATAAAAGAAGACCTATCATCATATCCAGTCACCTGGGATGAAGACGCAAAGAAGCTGGCTGCACTGGATAGAGAACTTGCAGACGATGGAGGAAACTTGGGTCGCATCTCTGCTGTGTTTGCGCCAACGACACCAGAGATGTACCCCAGCGGCTTTCCAGGCCAGGAAGTTAATAGTAAAGGAAGCTTTGTTACAATCACGCCCGTTGGGGAAGTATTGGAGGGTGCCAGCAGACCAACATTCTTCCGAGGTGTTGCGACAGTGTGCTTAAAGCTATTCAACATTGTCCAGCCCGAGCGTGTGTACTTTGGTCAGAAGGACGTCCAACAAACAGTTGTCATCCGTCGAATGGTTAAGGATTTCATCCTGCCCATGGAGGTTGTCGTTGAACCCACACAACGTGAACTCGATGGCCTTGCTTTGAGTTCTCGGAATGTGTATCTTGGGCCAAGACGAAGAGCTGTCGCTACAGTGCTTCCCCATGCCCTATTTACCGCTGCCGACGTATACAACACTAAGGCTTCGCGCAAGAGAGAAGACATTCTTGGCGCTGCATACAATTTTATCGATGCTACGGCATCCCGCCAATCCACGCTTCCTCCCACAGAACGTGTGCTCTTCGAGGTCGACTACATATCTCTGGCAGATCCAGAAACATTAGTGGAAATCGATGAGGTTGATCCATCGCGCGGAGCTGTTATGAGCGCAGCGATTAAGATGTTACCAGTGGAGCAGGCTCAGAAAGGCGAGGACCTGGGCTTCAGTGGAGGTCCAGCGGTACGTTTGATAGACAATATCATCCTCAAGCCCCAAGAGCCTAAGGATTCATAG
- a CDS encoding acetyltransferase: MKNMVLSAPLLQQRISRLAEHRVAVEEREGMLPRDSKDYGAKRAHRLTEIESGLQELAEKWTDDMICKMESKAFIRGAYYLTTQLLTRAYHQGIHVSSEEVLRLRKVAEVAAKKKQSIIFLPSHRSHVDYVSLQLICYRLGLTLPVVVAGDNLNIPVLGEFLQHAGAMWIRRAFGDDVLYTTLVQSYIDTLLQEGYNFECFIEGGRSRTGKLLPPKFGILSFVLDSILSGRVKDAIICPVSTQYDKVIETEGYVTELLGMPKKKENLADFLSGGSSVLSLRLGRVDVRFHEPWSLRKFLDDQLSKLPSVPRGLDTDHQRPEVRAVREKLLRTMGYQVLSDINEVSVVMPTALIGTVLLTLRGRGVGKEELKRRVTWLTERVRAKGGRVAHFGNAPLTEIIERGLEVLGKDLVGVVEGLAEPTYYAVDRFQLSFYRNMTIHLFIYEALVSAAMYSRVKRGGGPQMQDMPFDELKEQVYFLSSLFRGEFIFSSEGLDTNLDRTLRGLEADNVIRIDRDAEGNVTMVGLADQERRAGRENYDFYCFLIWPFIEATWLAAVSLMGLTPPLGQNGEIWIEQGKTHNSAQLLGKTLYHQGDLSYFEAVNKETLKNSYTRFEQDQLLHVVKSKDSKIPPRVQLDASWRTPRDPKTGALLAEGKLWDFTEKIAKSRREGKNRRDGATVSSRVLRLTDELGRKLWEETVEGERSGKGKAPSRLNNEEKEAFGKSIRQVKKKREERARAHL, from the exons atgaagaacatggTTCTCTCAgctcctcttcttcagcaaagAATCAGCCGGCTTGCTGAACACCGCGTGGCTGTTGAAGAGCGCGAGGGTATGCTGCCGAGGGACAGCAAAGACTATGGCGCCAAACGAGCCCATCGACTCACCGAGATTGAGTCAGGTCTTCAAGAACTGGCGGAGAAGTGGACTGACGATATGATATGCAAGATGGAAAGCAAAGCGTTTATTCGTGGGGCCTACTATCTGACCACTCAGCTATTGACGCGCGCATATCATCAAGGTATCCATGTTTCCAGTGAAGAGGTTTTGCGCCTGCGCAAGGTGGCTGAGGTcgcagccaagaagaaacagagcATCATCTTCTTACCGAGTCATCGATCGCACGTTGATTACGTCTCGCTGCAGCTCATCTGCTACCGCTTAGGTCTTACGTTACCTGTCGTGGTCGCAGGGGATAACTTGAACATCCCAGTGTTGGGCGAATTCCTTCAGCATGCAGGAGCCATGTGGATTCGAAGGGcgtttggtgatgatgtccTCTACACCACATTAGTCCAATCATACATCGACACACTACTCCAAGAAGGCTATAACTTCGAGTGCTTCATTGAGGGTGGACGCTCCCGTACAGGGAAGTTGCTACCTCCAAAGTTTGGAATTCTTAGTTTTGTACTCGATAGTATTTTATCCGGGCGTGTTAAGGATGCTATTATATGCCCTGTCAGCACGCAATACGATAAAGTTATTGAGACGGAGGGTTATGTTACCGAGCTACTTGGAatgcccaagaagaaggagaatcTTGCTGACTTTCTGAGCGGTGGATCTTCCGTCCTTTCTTTACGCTTGGGTCGCGTGGATGTCAGGTTCCATGAGCCTTGGAGCTTACGAAAGTTCTTGGATGACCAGTTATCAAAACTGCCCAGCGTACCGCGCGGTCTCGATACTGATCATCAACGTCCAGAGGTCCGAGCAGTACGAGAGAAACTTTTACGCACGATGGGCTATCAGGTTCTGAGCGATATCAACGAAGTGTCTGTCGTGATGCCTACAGCACTGATAGGGACTGTTCTTCTGACACTCCGTGGTCGCGGAGTGGGCAAGGAGGAATTGAAACGGCGAGTTACATGGCTCACAGAACGTGTACGTGCGAAAGGTGGGCGCGTGGCCCATTTTGGCAATGCACCTCTTACCGAAATCATCGAACGCGGTCTTGAGGTACTCGGCAAAGATCTCGTTGGCGTGGTCGAGGGTCTTGCTGAGCCTACATACTATGCTGTCGACCGCTTCCAGCTATCATTTTATCGCAACATGACGATCCATCTCTTCATTTACGAGGCGCTCGTTAGTGCAGCAATGTACTCGAGAGTTAAGAGGGGAGGTGGGCCCCAAATGCAAGACATGCCGTTTGACGAGCTGAAAGAACAAGTATACTTTCTTTCGTCACTGTTCCGAGGCGAGTTCATCTTTTCTAGTGAGGGTCTTGACACCAATCTGGATCGGACTCTGCGAGGCTTGGAGGCAGACAACGTTATTAGGATTGACCGCGACGCAGAGGGCAACGTCACAATGGTTGGTCTTGCGGACCAGGAGAGAAGGGCTGGAAGAGAGAACTACGATTTTTACTGCTTCCTTATATGGCCTTTCATCGAGGCCACTTGGTTGGCAGCAGTCTCTCTTATGGGTCTTACTCCCCCCCTAGGCCAAAATGGAGAGATCTGGATTGAACAAGGCAAAACACACAACAGCGCACAGTTG CTCGGCAAGACACTTTATCATCAGGGTGATCTCTCGTATTTTGAAGCTGTCAATAAGGAAACTCTGAAGAACTCGTACACACGCTTCGAACAAGACCAACTCCTCCACGTTGTTAAATCAAAAGACTCCAAAATTCCTCCGCGCGTGCAGCTCGACGCCTCCTGGCGAACTCCTCGCGATCCCAAGACTGGCGCGCTGCTAGCGGAAGGCAAACTTTGGGACTTTACCGAGAAGATTGCCAAATCACGACGTGAAGGCAAAAACCGTCGTGATGGCGCCACGGTTAGCAGCCGTGTGCTCCGACTTACCGATGAGCTCGGCCGTAAACTTTGGGAGGAAACAGTGGAAGGTGAACGCAGTGGAAAAGGCAAGGCCCCTAGCAGATTAAACaatgaagagaaggaagcttTCGGCAAGAGTATAAGGCAAgttaagaagaagagagaggagagggCTCGGGCTCATCTTTAA